Proteins found in one bacterium genomic segment:
- a CDS encoding Uma2 family endonuclease, which yields MSTATAIDLKEDIWTYEDYLHLPNDGKTYQVIGGELFMAPAPLVYHQTLSRNLAFIIWNFVKKHDLGEVFFAPVDIIFSQINVTQPDIIYIAKERLGIKKEKGIFGAPDWIIEILSPSTSNLDLRMKKQLYQSFGVREYWIVDSSEKKLQVYFLKGGSYTVKEVYFQTDVVEVKTIKGLKINLAEVF from the coding sequence ATGTCAACCGCTACAGCTATTGATTTGAAAGAAGATATATGGACATACGAAGATTATTTACATCTTCCTAATGATGGTAAAACATATCAAGTCATTGGAGGTGAATTGTTTATGGCACCAGCTCCCTTAGTCTATCATCAAACATTATCAAGGAATTTAGCGTTTATTATCTGGAATTTCGTTAAAAAGCACGATTTAGGGGAGGTTTTTTTTGCCCCAGTAGATATAATCTTTAGCCAAATAAATGTTACTCAACCTGATATAATCTACATTGCCAAAGAAAGATTAGGAATAAAAAAAGAGAAGGGGATTTTTGGTGCTCCTGACTGGATTATTGAGATTCTTTCGCCATCTACCTCAAATTTAGATTTAAGGATGAAGAAGCAACTTTATCAGAGCTTTGGGGTTAGAGAATATTGGATAGTTGACTCATCAGAAAAAAAGCTACAGGTTTATTTTTTAAAAGGTGGTAGTTACACTGTAAAAGAGGTGTATTTTCAGACAGATGTAGTTGAAGTAAAAACAATAAAAGGCCTGAAGATTAATCTGGCAGAGGTTTTTTAA
- a CDS encoding HEAT repeat domain-containing protein has translation MISRLFRMFQLMGCLGVVILLGAGCAKEEKRVKDLVKQLQGDYAGRSAAREELIKIGSPAVSALIKACASEDGNLRWEAVNTLGYIKDPQAIPAVLKVVLGDDDVHARWRAIWAIGAIDDGSVVPQLIKSLKSRDDKIVWNAAVALSAFDRPEGASILMGGLQAKDDWTRWEAVNALGRAYNEKTVAVLSAMMNKVDKNLRQEIVLSLGKIGDTQALSTLISAISDTEPDVRWRAAMALGQIGDASAVPALKARLKIEDNDLVKENITETLAKLEKPVS, from the coding sequence ATGATATCTAGGCTATTCAGGATGTTTCAGTTGATGGGTTGTCTGGGAGTGGTGATTCTTTTGGGAGCTGGTTGTGCGAAAGAAGAAAAAAGGGTCAAGGACCTGGTGAAGCAGCTTCAGGGTGATTATGCGGGCCGGTCTGCGGCCAGAGAAGAGTTAATTAAGATTGGATCGCCGGCCGTGTCGGCCCTGATAAAGGCCTGCGCCAGTGAGGACGGCAACCTGCGTTGGGAGGCAGTCAATACCCTGGGCTATATCAAGGACCCGCAGGCTATCCCGGCTGTCCTGAAGGTGGTTTTAGGAGACGACGATGTCCATGCCAGATGGCGAGCTATCTGGGCTATTGGGGCCATTGACGACGGCAGCGTCGTGCCTCAACTGATCAAGTCCTTAAAAAGCAGAGATGACAAAATTGTCTGGAATGCGGCGGTGGCCCTATCTGCCTTTGATCGCCCCGAAGGGGCAAGTATCCTAATGGGAGGACTCCAGGCTAAAGATGACTGGACACGATGGGAGGCGGTCAATGCCCTCGGCCGGGCTTACAATGAAAAAACAGTGGCGGTCCTTTCGGCCATGATGAATAAAGTCGACAAAAACCTCCGGCAGGAGATCGTCCTTTCGCTGGGTAAGATCGGAGATACTCAGGCGCTATCCACTTTGATTTCAGCCATTTCTGACACTGAGCCGGATGTCAGGTGGCGGGCGGCTATGGCCCTGGGCCAGATAGGGGACGCCTCGGCTGTGCCGGCCTTGAAGGCTCGTCTCAAAATAGAAGATAACGACCTGGTTAAGGAAAACATCACCGAGACCTTAGCTAAGCTGGAGAAGCCTGTCTCATAG